A portion of the Candidatus Eremiobacteraceae bacterium genome contains these proteins:
- a CDS encoding inorganic phosphate transporter: MVTALAFNVVAGFNDGGNLLAAAASSRTIPVPTAFVLIVVFAFVGPLVFGTAVAATLGTGIADYAKAGMPLLLAAIAASLAAVLLAYAMRLPTMMSLSLVSAMVGSLITGGDMHLVHWPGVVKVVASAFGSGLAGFVMGALAFALLRLLLRPVSRATGDRLMNLQYGTVALQALGYGANDAEKMMGLMAAAVAPQIAGQAFHVPLWAIGAAIAAFGGGLAVGGMRVAKTVGGKLFTIRPEHALAFQAAAGATVMGASFVGAPLSTTETTASAIVGVGAVARPRRVHWQVVAKLIGAWLITMPVAFALGTLAGLVVRWVK, from the coding sequence CGGGTTCAACGACGGAGGGAACCTGCTGGCGGCGGCGGCCTCGAGCCGTACGATTCCTGTTCCCACCGCCTTCGTGCTCATCGTCGTGTTCGCGTTCGTCGGGCCGCTCGTATTCGGCACGGCCGTCGCGGCGACGTTGGGCACGGGGATCGCCGACTACGCGAAGGCCGGAATGCCGTTGCTCCTGGCCGCCATCGCCGCCTCGCTTGCCGCCGTGCTGCTCGCATATGCCATGCGGTTGCCGACCATGATGTCGCTCTCGTTGGTGAGCGCGATGGTCGGCTCGCTCATCACCGGCGGGGACATGCACCTTGTCCACTGGCCAGGGGTCGTCAAGGTCGTCGCCAGCGCGTTTGGATCGGGGCTTGCGGGCTTCGTGATGGGCGCGCTCGCGTTTGCGCTCTTACGGCTGCTCTTACGGCCTGTGTCGCGCGCGACCGGCGACCGGCTGATGAACCTGCAGTACGGCACCGTCGCCCTGCAGGCGCTCGGGTATGGCGCCAACGATGCAGAGAAGATGATGGGGCTGATGGCGGCCGCCGTCGCCCCGCAGATCGCCGGCCAGGCGTTCCACGTGCCGCTGTGGGCGATCGGCGCTGCGATCGCCGCATTCGGGGGCGGCCTTGCGGTCGGGGGCATGCGCGTGGCCAAGACGGTGGGCGGCAAACTGTTCACCATCAGACCCGAGCACGCGCTTGCATTCCAGGCGGCCGCCGGTGCCACGGTGATGGGCGCGTCGTTTGTCGGCGCTCCGCTGTCCACCACCGAGACGACCGCCAGCGCGATCGTGGGCGTCGGCGCAGTCGCCAGGCCGCGGCGCGTGCACTGGCAGGTGGTGGCCAAGCTCATCGGCGCATGGCTCATCACGATGCCGGTCGCGTTCGCGCTCGGCACGTTGGCGGGCCTCGTCGTGCGCTGGGTAAAATGA
- a CDS encoding DUF47 family protein codes for MMWLSDMFTARKQKLFASLLSQHSEVMLQAAQALERYVERPDPAAIARVSQLTQQSHDILRQTIAALTDTFVTPFDRQDIYNLALAFDDMIAYLDNAAREITLFDVEPTPAMVEMVKVISGATDAIHEAIAALEDDQTRSAQRAADASSAEDVVEDMYRRTLADLFKTTDVQRIFKLREIYRHLSNSADRADAIGKLVGKIVVKVA; via the coding sequence ATGATGTGGCTGTCCGATATGTTCACTGCCCGCAAGCAGAAGCTGTTCGCAAGCCTGTTGAGCCAGCACTCCGAGGTGATGCTCCAGGCCGCGCAGGCGCTCGAACGCTACGTCGAGCGGCCTGACCCGGCTGCCATCGCGCGTGTCTCGCAGCTAACGCAGCAAAGCCACGACATCCTCAGGCAGACCATCGCCGCACTGACCGACACGTTCGTCACTCCGTTCGACCGCCAAGATATCTACAATCTCGCCTTGGCGTTCGACGACATGATCGCGTATCTGGACAACGCCGCTCGCGAGATCACGCTGTTCGACGTCGAACCGACGCCGGCGATGGTCGAGATGGTCAAAGTGATCTCGGGCGCTACTGACGCGATCCACGAAGCGATCGCGGCCCTCGAGGACGATCAGACGCGCAGCGCACAGCGCGCGGCCGACGCGAGCAGCGCAGAAGATGTGGTGGAAGATATGTACCGGCGCACCCTGGCCGATCTGTTCAAGACCACCGATGTCCAACGCATCTTCAAGCTGCGCGAGATCTACCGGCACTTGAGCAACAGCGCCGACCGCGCTGACGCGATCGGCAAGTTGGTCGGCAAGATCGTCGTGAAGGTCGCCTAG